tgtGTGGCTATCCTtggattttatatattatttatttccttGGTAATATTATCATATACATATATCTTATGTATCAAGCATGGTTTTTCAAACCATGAAGGAGAAAAATACGGATTGCGGCTACACCACCATCTGCTTCACCTTCCACTTCTCTTTATCATAACTCCCTCCTACTTGTTTCTTctgctctttcaaaaaaaacaaaacttgtctCTTGGGTCAGTTCCAAACTAGTAACAAGTTTTCTAGTAGAGGTGATATAGAGAGACTAGCTACTCTCTCAGAAactttctttctcctttttttgtttatttctttgctGGAgagatttattaattattagttgttATTTCTGAGTTTTAATATCAATTTACTTTGCCTCTTAATTTGGTGTGTCTTGTTCTTTCTCTTTCCAGTCTAAGAAGCTTTTGTAGACTGTAGTCCaccttttttattcatttttcttcccTTTCTATTTTTGGTAAGGTTTGTCCTTTGGATCCCAGAAACCTTTCCAGCATTTGAAAAACCAAGATCTATGGCCTATACCACAACCTTAGGTTTCTAaaacttgcaagttgcaagtaTATATATGGAGATGAAGGGTTTTATGTTCtaccaacaacagcaacagcaacaAATAGTGGAGGAGAACATGTCAAATTTGACTTCTGCATCTGGTGAAGCTAGTGCTTCCTCAGGTAACAGAACTGAAATTGGAACCAGCTACATGGCTCCACCACCAACTCAGATTCAAccaccaaagaaaaaaagaaacctcCCTGGCAATCcaggtttttttttcatattcttcCTATTCAAAGTCTAAACCTCATTTGTTTTGGTttggttaagaaaaatatatgtcaTGTTTTGTGTAGTTTAAtgtgttttcttattttatttttgtttttgactaTTCAGACCCTGATGCTGAGGTTATAGCCTTGTCCCCCAAGAGTCTTCTTGCCACAAACAGGTTCATTTGTGAGATCTGCAACAAAGGATTTCAAAGAGACCAGAACCTTCAGCTTCACAGAAGAGGGCACAATTTGCCATGGAAGCTGAAGCAGAGAACAAGCAAAGAGGTGAGGAAGAAGGTGTATGTGTGTCCAGAGCCAAGTTGTGTGCATCATGACCCATCAAGGGCCCTGGGGGACCTAACTGGGATCAAGAAGCACTTCTGCAGAAAGCACGGTGAGAAGAAGTGGAAATGTGACAAGTGCTCCAAGAAGTATGCAGTTCAATCAGATTGGAAAGCTCACTCCAAAACCTGTGGCACTAGGGAGTACAGATGTGACTGTGGAACCCTCTTCTCAAGGTATAACTAACCCAAATCCATTTCAAATGTGAATTCCATACAAGTCCAGTTTAGTTAAGGCACCACAGTCAAGACACATCAATAATGTTCATTTATGGAGGATGGGATTTGAATCCTAGGTTGACACAACACATAgacatagtaatttttttattaacattcaattccattatatatatatatatatatacatactttCACACATTCCTTATATCCCTTCTTGCAAGATGATATACCACTGAAGAAACATTAAATTCATTACATTGATATAGCAGTTTCTCATAATCCCTCCCTAGAGAGAGTGGAAATTCCTAGtatggaaatttttttaatgggaTATCTACATGTCTTTAAAGAGTTTTAATAAATGTtgaaaagtaagagagagagagaatgaaagTAAGAAAGTCAATAATTCTACACTACTGTCACAACAGTGTTTAGTAacatttttgttggttttgtaattttgtttttttgatgaCTTTTTTCCAGGAGGGACAGTTTCATAACCCACAGAGCTTTCTGTGATGCATTGGCAGAGGAGAGTGCAAGAGCCATCGCAAACCCACTTCTTCccccacaacaacaacaatcttcTTCCTCTCACATGAGTACTCTCCAAACCCAATTCAACCCTCAAAACCTCCATGCCTTCCCATTGAAAAAAGAAATGCCCCCTTGGCTTGGCCCACCAGCAACAGTAGTTGTTGATCATCATCTGTCTTCATCCTCATCCATAATGTTCTCTCCTCCACACCAAGAAAACCCTAACCCTAGTCTTGGTCCCACTCTTGCTGCCTACCAAACAGTCCCTAATCCACACATGTCAGCCACTGCATTGCTGCAGAAAGCAGCTCAGATGGGTGCAACCATGAGCAGAAGTGGTTCCACACCAGCCATGACTGGGCCCCACCATCATGCTCACGTGTCTCATTTTGGCTTGAACTTGTCCTCACGTGAagacaccaccaccaccacccctTCAACAACAACTACTAATGCTAACACTGCTACAGTGTTCAGCCATGGCTTATTATCATCATCACCATTGGGGAATaaagctgctgctgctgctgctgtgtCTTCTTCCGCACCATCCCTTCTTCACGATGTTATCAACtctttctcttctccttctGCCTTTGAAGGAACCCCTTTTGAGGATGCATTCATTCAGAGCTCAAAGAAACTAGATGATGATCATAACTTGTATTTGCATGACACATTCTCAAAAACAAGTGGTGCAGCTGGGAATAATATTAATGAAGGGTTGACCAGAGATTTCTTGGGTCTTAGGCCCCTCTCTCATGCTGATATTCTCACCATCGCTGGCATTGGAAATTGCATCCATGATCAGCAGAACCAGTCTCAAAAGCCATGGCAAGGTTAGCTATAGCTATGTAGCTCCATATATATATGTGGATCTTCTTTTTCATCCTTTAATTaatcatctatatatataaattttttcccttttaaatTAGTGTAACTTTTGTTTATGATCTTTTCGATCTTCCCAAAGGGAAGGACCTTTCTGAATCGATCCCAATGTTTTTATTCCTTATGTACTTATCTACGAATCGCAATATTGTGTTCATTATTACACAGATgaattttatgttatatataagaaaagacTAGATAGTAGACGaatgttataattataataatatcatagaAGGTTATAGATTACTCAATTAGATGCTAAACTACATTTAGACATTTTTTAGTAggtctttaaaataaataaataaaatagtttccTACGATTATTTTGCGACAGCTTATTGAAACTATCAatcaatgataatttataatgattaattttaaaaactttaagcCTACAAACTAGCAATTTACATGATCAAAACCAATTACTTTTTTGGTGTGAAAATGTTCAAATATTCATATGTGAGCTGATTAATTTAACCTTATaccaatataaaatattaatagcatTAGTTGTTATTGTTATATGAATGTTAAAATCAAACGGAACAAAtccatgaattatattttttggtacaatcaaattgatttaactaGAAAAATTAGTTACATGGTGACAgtgttatttttacttataatagCAAAAGACAAGTATATATACTAATTTacttttagtttaaaataaatataaaattccaataccaaaaaactaaaatatatataaaatttaaataatttttatttttaaacatattttaaaatatttcttctGGGTAATTAAGATAAAGGCATGAGACAACTATATCTAATTTTGACGGCCTTTTAtatgtttctttaatttttataataaaaaggcTATATAGCATGCTAGTTTTATATTAGTATGGATATTAAAATAGGTAATTTTGTTATATGACTATTCATTTCTAAATCTAATTTTGGGGTGTAGAAAATAcagtagttattattattattattattattattattattattattattattattattattattattattattattcaatggAACTCATAGCTGAATTTAACTGTAACACACTGTAATTTTTCTATACTACTATTTAATAAACTATTACCAAATATAGTAGTAAATTAAGTTAGGATGATTTTCAGTTGATtaatagaataaaatgtttatattgGTGATGTATCAAAAGTAAGCTTTTTATATCTTCTGTATTGCATTGGGAATATTTAGCCGTTTATAATTTCTTTACACTGGGTTGAAGTTGAGATATATTTTATTGTGGTAGATATATGATGAGCCTTAGTACTCCATTCTTTAATGTTCTTTATAGTGCATATACAGTATATACATGAATGTTAAGTATCTTTGATTTTAGTTAATTCTCGACTTTTAAAACTATAAGTTATCAtctctatattattttttaaaatatccaaCATTTGTAATATATGAAAACTTATTGGCTCTTtagaactaaaatttgaatatttcaaaaatataaagacCAAAACTTACGATTCTGAAATTCGTAAGATATGAAAACTAATGATTGAACTAAAAGCAAATAGGATCCATTTTTAAGAGACTATAAAATAatgcttttaaaaataaaactaatgattgaACTACTGAAGacactaattaaatttatatttttaaatattatctaaCTTTTTTTTCGGGCACGTCTTGTGCTTGAAAATGGCCATCTTCAATAAGAATATTcactttccttaaaaaaataataatattatctaaCATTTGAagtaatgaaataatataaaatcgTAATAAGAAACcaagatataaaaaatgtaaattaatataaatgattaaattgtatgttttataaattaaaaattaaaattaattgataaaataatttatacctgTGTAACCTTTAAgtatgtgtttttatttttcttaaaaatatttaagattaaatttaaaaattaaaattgattaaacaaataaaaaatgaaattctttgaaaaatacCAATTCAAACTTTTTTCTGCACTAGTTTTGAGCCAGttcgacttttttttttttatatatatactaattttcACCGATTTTGAGATGGGTCAATTTTTTGAAGTTAACATATTGGTCATTGGACTGATTGAACAAATCCATCTGGtccaatctttaaaattatgttaaaaatatgattaatccgtacgatatttttttaattaagcttAATAGATTGAGAGATTGCATCtgcctcaacttttctttttcagtttatttaatttcaaaacttattttctaaaaaagggTTGgacatttacatttgaaaacagaattaaaaaaaaacattagtattatattatttaggaaagatttaattatatagaGTTTTTTAGTATAAGGTTTAATTAAATAGATTATAATAACATCATAACTAAATTTTTGGGCCATCATAACTAAAGTGGCCGATTATTTTTGGTAATTAATAGTTGTTTTGTAAAATATAACGGATGTCCGATGACTTatcaatttatgaaattaaaaagaacTAGAGTTTATTGATATGACCATATGGGTATATTTATTAAGAGAAAGCGTGGAATTGAAATCCGGATTGCAGAACCATTATGTAACACAATAATCAAAATGCTAATATGAGAAGATATAATTTAGTTATCAACGTCATAATTGGTgatttatgatttaaatataattataaatgtatTTCAAACATGATTGCTACCgacatattgaaaaaaaaaactgaattaaAATAAGGGCAAGGCAATGAAATGGTTTGAGAATGCATACTTTAACGTTTTTTTTTAAGCtaaaattatttctatcaaATCCTTCTATATGTGTCATTGGATTTTATTTTCGGCTCAATATTAAAATACCCGTGGTTccaaaaaatgaaaggaaaatccTTATTTGAAATTGCTAAAAAATTTAACGTGGAGTACATGTGATAATTAATAACGTTTTCTTCATGCTTTCGCTGTCTAAATTCCATTGcctaatagtaaaaaaattgctGGCTTGCGATGACTCCAGTTAAAACGGAGTTCTCTTAAGCTCATAAAATTTCATGGTAATGATTAATTTGAGGAAAATTAAGCAACCCTTGtccaaaaacaataaataaaataagagtttcattATACCAAGTGAGACCagtttcatttaaataaatgcGTTGGTGTTACTGTTAATCCATTCTGGAGGTCCAACTTTACTAAATTTGCATAACCTTTTCACGATCATCAgtgattt
This region of Glycine max cultivar Williams 82 chromosome 7, Glycine_max_v4.0, whole genome shotgun sequence genomic DNA includes:
- the LOC100785687 gene encoding protein indeterminate-domain 7, translated to MEMKGFMFYQQQQQQQIVEENMSNLTSASGEASASSGNRTEIGTSYMAPPPTQIQPPKKKRNLPGNPDPDAEVIALSPKSLLATNRFICEICNKGFQRDQNLQLHRRGHNLPWKLKQRTSKEVRKKVYVCPEPSCVHHDPSRALGDLTGIKKHFCRKHGEKKWKCDKCSKKYAVQSDWKAHSKTCGTREYRCDCGTLFSRRDSFITHRAFCDALAEESARAIANPLLPPQQQQSSSSHMSTLQTQFNPQNLHAFPLKKEMPPWLGPPATVVVDHHLSSSSSIMFSPPHQENPNPSLGPTLAAYQTVPNPHMSATALLQKAAQMGATMSRSGSTPAMTGPHHHAHVSHFGLNLSSREDTTTTTPSTTTTNANTATVFSHGLLSSSPLGNKAAAAAAVSSSAPSLLHDVINSFSSPSAFEGTPFEDAFIQSSKKLDDDHNLYLHDTFSKTSGAAGNNINEGLTRDFLGLRPLSHADILTIAGIGNCIHDQQNQSQKPWQG